From a region of the Eretmochelys imbricata isolate rEreImb1 chromosome 6, rEreImb1.hap1, whole genome shotgun sequence genome:
- the FSHB gene encoding follitropin subunit beta, which yields MLPAVLQQKGSLICRSQQKRMKTINCYLLLLCWKAICGNICELSNITIAVEKEECKFCINVNATWCSGYCFTRDPVYKYPPASSVQQTCTFKELVYETVKIPGCADHAESFYSYPVATECHCESCDIDNTDCTVRGLGPSYCSFNQNQSKE from the exons TACAGCAGAAGGGATCTCTCATCTGCCGATCACAGCAGAAAAG GATGAAGACAATTAATTGTTACTTGCTGTTACTTTGCTGGAAAGCAATTTGTGGTAATATCTGTGAGCTGTCCAATATCACCATAGCAGTGGAGAAGGAGGAGTGCAAGTTCTGCATTAATGTGAATGCCACTTGGTGCTCTGGATACTGCTTCACAAGG GATCCAGTGTATAAGTACCCACCGGCATCATCAGTTCAGCAAACCTGTACTTTCAAGGAGCTTGTTTATGAAACAGTGAAGATCCCTGGCTGTGCTGACCATGCTGAATCATTTTATTCATACCCAGTGGCTACAGAGTGCCATTGTGAGTCATGTGATATTGACAACACTGACTGCACTGTGAGAGGCTTAGGACCAAGCTACTGCTCCTTCaaccaaaaccaaagcaaagAATAA